In Clupea harengus chromosome 25, Ch_v2.0.2, whole genome shotgun sequence, one genomic interval encodes:
- the guk1a gene encoding guanylate kinase isoform X1, protein MFMRFFSRIVSAMAGPRPVVLSGPSGAGKSTLLKKLLKEFDGVFGFSVSHTTRNPRPGEENGRDYHYVTREVMQTSIDNGEFIENAVFSGNMYGTSKAAVQHVQAKNLICVLDIDMQGVKNIKRTDLNPIYISIQPPSMQELEKRLKDRKTESDESLKKRLQAASVDMELSKEPGLFDVVILNNDLDEAYGKLKEALLEEIKIVKNTTKA, encoded by the exons aTGTTTATGAGATTCTTCTCCCGCATTGTCTCAG CGATGGCAGGACCAAGGCCTGTGGTGTTGAGCGGCCCTTCAGGGGCAGGGAAAAGCACACTGCTTAAGAAGCTGCTCAAGGAGTTCGATGGGGTCTTTGGCTTCAGCGTTTCCC ATACAACAAGGAATCCTCGCCCAGGGGAGGAGAATGGCAGAG ATTACCATTATGTGACCAGGGAGGTGATGCAGACCAGCATTGACAATGGGGAGTTCATTGAGAATGCTGTATTTTCAGGGAACATGTACGGAACAAG CAAAGCTGCCGTGCAGCATGTGCAGGCCAAGAACCTGATCTGCGTGCTGGACATTGACATGCAGGGAGTTAAGAATATCAAGAGGACAGACCTCAACCCAATCTATATCTCCATCCAGCCCCCATCAATGCAGGAGCTG GAGAAACGTTTAAAGGATCGAAAAACCGAATCAGATGAAAGTCTGAAGAAGCGCTTGCAAGCCGCATCTGTTGACATGGAGCTGA GTAAAGAACCTGGATTATTTGATGTTGTCATTTTAAACAATGATCTTGACGAAGCATATGGGAAGTTGAAAGAAGCTCTTCTTGAG GAAATTAAAATAGTGAAAAATACAACCAAGGCCTAA
- the arf1 gene encoding ADP-ribosylation factor 1, giving the protein MGNLFASLFKAFGKKEMRILMVGLDAAGKTTILYKLKLGEIVTTIPTIGFNVETVEYKNISFTVWDVGGQDKIRPLWRHYFQNTQGLIFVVDSNDRERVNEAREELMRMLAEDELREAVLLVFANKQDLPNAMNAAEITDKLGLHSLRHRNWYIQATCATSGDGLYEGLDWLSNQLKNQK; this is encoded by the exons ATGGGTAACTTATTTGCCAGCTTGTTTAAAGCTTTTGGCAAAAAAGAAATGCGAATTCTCATGGTTGGTCTTGATGCTGCTGGCAAAACTACTATTTTGTACAAGCTCAAACTTGGTGAAATTGTCACCACTATTCCTACTATTG GTTTCAATGTAGAAACTGTGGAATATAAGAACATAAGTTTCACAGTTTGGGATGTAGGTGGTCAGGATAAAATTCGACCGTTGTGGCGTCATTACTTCCAGAACACACAGG GTCTTATCTTCGTTGTGGACAGTAATGATCGAGAGCGTGTCAATGAAGCTCGCGAGGAACTCATGAGAATGTTAGCTGAGGATGAGCTCAGAGAAGCAGTTTTATTAGTATTCGCCAACAAACAG GATCTCCCGAATGCCATGAACGCTGCTGAGATCACAGACAAACTAGGACTGCACTCCTTGCGCCACAGAAACTGGTACATCCAGGCCACTTGTGCCACCAGTGGTGACGGCCTGTATGAAGGACTAGACTGGCTTTCCAATCAGCTGAAGAACCAGAAATGA
- the c25h1orf35 gene encoding multiple myeloma tumor-associated protein 2, whose amino-acid sequence MFGSSRSGGVRGGQDQFNWDDVKTDKHRENYLGNSLMAPVGRWQKGKDLSWYSKDKKSGEPLSKDQELAAVREAEREAMMAAMGHKVIKRQPTGLTKEDFADVCKREGGDGEEKDVDRVSGLGSSMAASRNIVFSQQEKEATKLGLSVFTHQKSDGPQVASSKRTAEGTNQDQDASEQRHESQKKAKKEKKKKKKKEKKMKKEKKKQRQRRNSSSSSSDSDDDYKRRRKDHHSHNPSWSSQSGARPHDSHLGGGAKGERPPHSPPGQRRQRQHDTESSSNRGSHHPHRSARRRSPPASPAQCHRRRHDTDSDD is encoded by the exons ATGTTTGGTTCTTCGAGATCTGGGGGTGTCAGAGGTGGCCAAGATCAATTCAACTGGGATGATGTTAAAACcgataaacacagagagaactaCTTGG GGAATTCTCTTATGGCACCTGTTGGTCGCTGGCAGAAAGGAAAAGACCTGTCATGGTATTCCAAAGATAAAAAGAGTGGCGAACCTCTATCTAAAGACCAGGAACTTGCTGCTGTAAGggaggctgagagggaggcaATGATGGCAGCAAT ggGACACAAGGTTATAAAGAGACAACCAACGGGTCTTACTAAAGAG GATTTCGCAGATGTgtgcaaaagagagggaggagatggagaagagaaagatgtgGATAGAGTCTCTGGACTGGGGAGCTCCAT GGCTGCGTCAAGAAATATTGTCTTCTCCCAACAAGAGAAAGAGGCGACAAAACTAGGACTGTCTGTCTTCACG CACCAAAAATCTGATGGGCCTCAAGTAGCTTCTTCCAAAAGGACTGCAGAGGGCACAAATCAAGATCAAGACGCTTCAGAACAGAG GCACGAGAGTCAAAAGAAGGccaaaaaggagaagaagaaaaagaagaaaaaggaaaagaagatgaaaaaagagaagaagaagcagcgTCAAAGACGAaattcatcttcatcttcgtcAGACTCAGACGATGACTATAAAAG GCGGAGAAAGGACCACCATAGTCATAATCCATCATGGAGCAGTCAGAGTGGAGCCAGGCCCCATGACAGCCATTTAGGAGGGGGGGCAAAGGGCGAGCgccccccccactctcctccTGGCCAGCGACGCCAGCGGCAGCATGACACAGAGTCCTCGTCCAACAGGGGGTCTCACCACCCTCACCGCAGTGCCAGGCGCAGGTCCCCCCCAGCCTCACCAGCACAATGCCATCGGCGGCGCCATGACACGGACTCAGACGACTAA
- the guk1a gene encoding guanylate kinase isoform X2: MAGPRPVVLSGPSGAGKSTLLKKLLKEFDGVFGFSVSHTTRNPRPGEENGRDYHYVTREVMQTSIDNGEFIENAVFSGNMYGTSKAAVQHVQAKNLICVLDIDMQGVKNIKRTDLNPIYISIQPPSMQELEKRLKDRKTESDESLKKRLQAASVDMELSKEPGLFDVVILNNDLDEAYGKLKEALLEEIKIVKNTTKA; this comes from the exons ATGGCAGGACCAAGGCCTGTGGTGTTGAGCGGCCCTTCAGGGGCAGGGAAAAGCACACTGCTTAAGAAGCTGCTCAAGGAGTTCGATGGGGTCTTTGGCTTCAGCGTTTCCC ATACAACAAGGAATCCTCGCCCAGGGGAGGAGAATGGCAGAG ATTACCATTATGTGACCAGGGAGGTGATGCAGACCAGCATTGACAATGGGGAGTTCATTGAGAATGCTGTATTTTCAGGGAACATGTACGGAACAAG CAAAGCTGCCGTGCAGCATGTGCAGGCCAAGAACCTGATCTGCGTGCTGGACATTGACATGCAGGGAGTTAAGAATATCAAGAGGACAGACCTCAACCCAATCTATATCTCCATCCAGCCCCCATCAATGCAGGAGCTG GAGAAACGTTTAAAGGATCGAAAAACCGAATCAGATGAAAGTCTGAAGAAGCGCTTGCAAGCCGCATCTGTTGACATGGAGCTGA GTAAAGAACCTGGATTATTTGATGTTGTCATTTTAAACAATGATCTTGACGAAGCATATGGGAAGTTGAAAGAAGCTCTTCTTGAG GAAATTAAAATAGTGAAAAATACAACCAAGGCCTAA